One stretch of Acholeplasma laidlawii PG-8A DNA includes these proteins:
- a CDS encoding HAD family hydrolase, whose protein sequence is MIKVVIFDLDDTLISEKSFALSAFGEISIELSKVIKKPISVIYEELVSLYNESPNYIFNRILEKNNIHLNKNFIDDLIYIYRNHKPNIKLSDEVIELLLHLKKSEFHLGLITDGFKSTQINKVISLELDKYIEKIVITDELGDNREFWKPSEKPYTIIKDYFNVEYNEMIYIGDNINKDFIAPIKLGMQYALYINENSHYQKTEIKENIGQSISHLNDVLKLIR, encoded by the coding sequence ATGATTAAAGTAGTTATTTTTGATTTAGATGACACATTAATTAGTGAAAAGTCTTTTGCACTAAGCGCATTTGGTGAAATTTCTATTGAACTTTCAAAAGTTATAAAGAAGCCTATTAGTGTAATCTATGAAGAACTTGTTAGTCTATATAATGAATCTCCTAATTATATATTTAATCGAATTTTAGAAAAAAACAATATACACCTTAATAAGAACTTTATTGATGATTTGATATATATTTATCGAAATCATAAACCGAATATTAAATTAAGTGATGAAGTAATAGAGCTTCTATTACATTTGAAAAAATCAGAATTTCATTTAGGTTTAATAACTGATGGATTCAAATCGACTCAAATAAATAAAGTTATTAGTTTAGAATTAGATAAATATATCGAAAAAATAGTGATAACTGATGAACTTGGTGATAATAGAGAATTTTGGAAACCAAGTGAAAAGCCATACACTATTATTAAAGATTATTTTAATGTTGAATATAATGAAATGATCTATATTGGTGACAATATAAATAAAGACTTTATTGCCCCAATTAAACTTGGTATGCAATATGCCCTATATATTAATGAAAATAGTCATTATCAAAAAACAGAGATTAAAGAAAATATAGGACAATCAATTAGTCATTTGAATGATGTGTTAAAATTAATTAGATAA
- a CDS encoding ATP-grasp domain-containing protein: MNNYNILILSAGRRVELIQAFKKAAKKLNINSSIIAADMSGLAPALYFADKHKLIPAISDINYIDNLISLCNEENVKLVVPTIDTELLILAENKQRIESETNAKVMISDLKLIQMCRDKIKTSDDLSNNGFLVPYLYSDQDIEQNKVAFPCFIKPKSGSSSINAFKVNNNKELELYRKFIPDYMLQEYVGGDEYTIDVFLDFDSNPITIVPRLRLATRSGEISKGLIVKHRIIIDTIKNMMDEFKFIGHITVQLKIDKEIKFIEINPRFGGGAPMSIAAGADSCENLYRLLMGEQLSYNEVYEDDVYFLRYDSSIMVKKGEIIL; encoded by the coding sequence ATGAATAACTATAATATATTGATTTTAAGTGCTGGAAGAAGAGTAGAACTTATTCAAGCATTTAAAAAAGCTGCAAAAAAATTAAATATTAATAGTTCTATAATAGCAGCAGATATGTCAGGTTTAGCTCCTGCGCTCTATTTTGCTGATAAACATAAGTTAATTCCTGCGATAAGTGACATAAACTACATAGATAACCTGATTTCATTATGTAACGAAGAAAATGTAAAACTTGTAGTACCTACAATAGATACAGAGTTACTTATTCTAGCTGAAAATAAACAAAGAATAGAATCTGAAACAAATGCTAAAGTTATGATATCTGATCTTAAGTTGATTCAAATGTGTAGAGACAAAATTAAGACCTCAGATGATTTATCCAATAACGGATTTTTAGTACCTTACTTATACAGTGATCAGGATATCGAGCAAAATAAAGTGGCATTTCCTTGCTTTATTAAGCCAAAATCAGGTAGTTCAAGTATCAATGCGTTTAAAGTGAATAATAATAAGGAACTTGAACTATATAGAAAATTTATACCGGACTACATGTTACAAGAATATGTGGGAGGAGACGAGTATACTATTGATGTCTTTTTAGATTTCGACTCTAATCCAATTACTATAGTTCCAAGATTAAGGCTTGCAACTCGTTCCGGTGAAATATCTAAGGGATTGATTGTAAAACATAGAATTATAATAGACACAATTAAAAATATGATGGATGAATTTAAGTTCATAGGACATATAACAGTACAATTAAAAATTGACAAAGAGATAAAATTTATTGAAATTAATCCTAGATTTGGTGGAGGTGCACCAATGAGTATAGCAGCCGGTGCAGACTCCTGTGAAAATCTATATAGACTCTTAATGGGTGAACAACTGTCATATAATGAAGTTTATGAGGATGATGTATATTTCTTACGATATGATTCAAGTATTATGGTAAAAAAAGGTGAAATCATATTATGA
- a CDS encoding sugar transferase, producing the protein MKRRKTFYELIIKRPMDFILSLIAIIVLLPVIIIVAILVRIKLGGPVLFTQNRPGKNEKIFKLYKFRTMTSAKDKDGKLLPDEVRLTKFGKFLRSTSLDELPGLFNILKGHMSIVGPRPLLVQYLPLYNEEQKKRHLVRPGLTGLAQVNGRNAISWDEKFKFDVKYVEKITFIGDIKIIILTAFKVIRRKDINSNNSATMEFFEGN; encoded by the coding sequence ATGAAACGACGTAAAACTTTTTATGAACTTATCATAAAAAGACCAATGGATTTTATATTAAGCTTAATTGCTATTATTGTACTCTTACCAGTAATCATAATTGTAGCGATTTTGGTAAGAATAAAACTGGGTGGACCAGTATTATTTACACAAAATCGTCCTGGTAAGAACGAGAAAATATTTAAACTTTATAAGTTTAGAACGATGACATCTGCTAAAGATAAAGATGGGAAACTACTACCTGATGAAGTACGTCTAACTAAGTTTGGTAAGTTCTTAAGATCAACATCCTTAGATGAGTTACCGGGCTTATTTAATATACTTAAAGGGCATATGAGTATAGTAGGACCAAGACCTTTATTAGTACAATATTTACCACTTTATAATGAAGAACAAAAGAAAAGACATTTAGTTAGACCGGGTTTAACTGGACTAGCTCAAGTAAATGGTAGAAATGCTATCTCTTGGGATGAGAAATTTAAATTTGATGTTAAATATGTTGAAAAGATAACCTTTATTGGTGATATAAAGATCATAATATTAACCGCATTTAAGGTGATTAGAAGAAAAGACATTAATTCAAATAATTCTGCAACTATGGAATTTTTTGAGGGGAATTAA
- a CDS encoding DegT/DnrJ/EryC1/StrS family aminotransferase, whose protein sequence is MKEKILLASPHMSKEGYEQEFVNEAFKTNWIAPLGPNVDNFEKELATLVGINHAAALVSGTSAIHLALKAAGVKDGDIVLCQSLTFSASANPIMYERAIPVFIDSDMDSWNMSPKHLEEALIKYPNAKAVVVVHLYGLPAKMDELVSICKKYNVALIEDAAESLGTTYKGKYTGTFGDYGIFSFNGNKIITTSGGGMLVSNYEERVQKVRFWATQARDKARHYQHSDIGFNYRMSNVVAGIGRGQLKVLNERVLKKREIYFMYKEAFKDIKEIEMMPLNDFGFSNCWLSSMTIKGAITPIDVIVALENENIEARPLWKPMHLQPFYEKFDYIGTDVSEKLFNTGLCLPSDTKMTKEQQQRVIDVIRGLFK, encoded by the coding sequence ATGAAAGAAAAAATATTACTAGCTTCACCTCATATGAGTAAAGAAGGTTATGAACAAGAATTTGTAAATGAGGCATTTAAAACAAATTGGATTGCACCACTTGGTCCTAACGTTGATAATTTTGAAAAAGAACTCGCTACTTTAGTAGGTATAAATCATGCAGCAGCGCTTGTTTCTGGTACTTCTGCAATACACCTTGCACTAAAGGCGGCGGGTGTTAAAGATGGTGACATCGTATTATGTCAGTCACTGACCTTTTCAGCATCAGCAAACCCTATTATGTATGAACGTGCAATACCAGTCTTTATAGACAGTGATATGGATTCATGGAACATGAGTCCAAAACACTTAGAAGAGGCTTTAATTAAGTATCCAAATGCTAAAGCAGTAGTGGTTGTACATTTATATGGATTACCTGCAAAAATGGATGAATTGGTGAGTATCTGTAAAAAGTATAATGTAGCACTTATTGAAGATGCTGCTGAATCATTAGGAACTACTTATAAGGGCAAATATACTGGTACTTTTGGTGATTATGGTATCTTTAGCTTTAATGGTAATAAAATTATTACAACTTCTGGTGGTGGTATGCTAGTATCAAACTACGAAGAAAGAGTACAAAAGGTAAGATTCTGGGCTACTCAAGCTAGAGATAAGGCTAGACACTATCAACATAGTGATATAGGTTTTAACTACCGTATGAGTAATGTAGTAGCTGGAATTGGTAGAGGACAACTTAAAGTACTTAATGAAAGAGTCTTGAAAAAACGTGAAATCTACTTTATGTATAAAGAAGCCTTTAAAGATATTAAAGAAATTGAAATGATGCCATTAAACGATTTTGGATTTTCTAACTGCTGGTTATCTAGTATGACCATTAAGGGCGCTATTACACCTATAGATGTCATAGTAGCCTTAGAAAATGAAAATATAGAAGCAAGACCATTATGGAAACCTATGCACTTACAACCTTTTTATGAAAAGTTTGATTATATTGGAACAGATGTTTCTGAAAAACTATTTAATACAGGTTTATGTTTACCAAGTGATACTAAAATGACAAAAGAGCAACAACAACGTGTAATTGATGTTATTAGAGGTTTATTTAAATGA
- a CDS encoding winged helix-turn-helix transcriptional regulator, translating into MIAKNFFKPTIIYKEYMILNLIEKDPNITQREISTAINIAVSMVNTYIDMYEKEGLLEKEHISTKTVRYHITKKGIERRKFLNIGYLDNAQTIYDSAKENIDAFLYNLSNKGYKDILLYGAGEVAEILLQTITSKNTPINVLAVIDDNLKKQQKYLVNKQIISFKEALDYKHDAILISSYANNEIIYMNLVSTGYDKNKIIKYFDI; encoded by the coding sequence GTGATTGCTAAAAACTTCTTTAAACCAACTATAATCTATAAAGAGTACATGATTTTAAACTTAATAGAAAAAGATCCTAATATTACTCAAAGAGAAATCTCAACAGCAATTAACATTGCTGTTTCTATGGTTAATACATACATTGATATGTATGAAAAAGAAGGTTTGTTAGAAAAAGAGCATATCTCAACTAAAACAGTAAGGTATCATATTACAAAAAAAGGTATTGAACGAAGAAAGTTTTTGAATATTGGATATTTAGATAATGCACAAACAATATATGATTCTGCAAAAGAAAACATTGACGCATTTCTTTATAACCTTTCTAATAAAGGTTATAAAGATATTTTACTCTATGGAGCAGGAGAAGTTGCTGAAATATTACTTCAGACTATTACTTCTAAAAACACACCAATTAATGTATTAGCGGTCATTGATGATAATCTAAAAAAACAGCAAAAATACTTAGTTAATAAACAAATTATTTCATTTAAAGAGGCTCTAGATTATAAACATGATGCGATATTAATATCAAGTTATGCAAATAATGAAATAATATATATGAACCTAGTAAGCACTGGGTATGATAAAAATAAAATAATAAAATACTTTGATATCTAA
- the galE gene encoding UDP-glucose 4-epimerase GalE, which produces MKVLVSGGMGYIGSHTVVELLELGHEVVIVDNLYNSQIDVLDKIKTITKINKLKFYEADCSNMNIMDNIFNKEQVDAVIHFAGYKAVGESVLKPLMYYQNNLNTTMTLASLSEKYKVKHFIFSSSATVYGDQVSPLHELMELKVTTNPYGETKKMSERILKDFSRNNKDMNITLLRYFNPIGAHKSGLIGEKPQGIPNNLMPYVTQVAKGIREKLFVFGNDYDTVDGTGVRDYIHVVDLAKGHIAALMNAKSNFNIYNLGSGVGTSVLELIHTFERVNGIKIPYDIVERRPGDLATVYADASKAKKELHWGTKLTLEDMVKDAWVFEKNLR; this is translated from the coding sequence ATGAAAGTATTAGTGTCAGGTGGTATGGGATACATTGGATCACATACCGTAGTAGAACTATTAGAATTAGGACATGAAGTAGTTATAGTAGATAACTTATATAATAGTCAAATAGATGTATTAGATAAAATTAAAACCATAACAAAAATTAATAAATTAAAGTTTTATGAAGCAGATTGTTCAAATATGAATATCATGGATAACATATTTAATAAAGAACAAGTAGATGCAGTGATTCACTTTGCAGGTTACAAAGCTGTAGGCGAGTCTGTTTTAAAACCACTGATGTATTATCAAAATAATTTAAATACGACCATGACACTAGCATCATTATCAGAAAAGTATAAAGTGAAACACTTTATCTTTTCATCATCTGCTACTGTATATGGTGATCAAGTATCACCATTACATGAGCTAATGGAATTAAAGGTAACTACTAATCCATATGGTGAGACAAAGAAGATGAGTGAACGTATCTTAAAAGATTTTTCTCGTAATAACAAAGATATGAACATAACGTTACTTAGATACTTTAATCCTATTGGAGCACATAAGTCAGGTTTAATTGGTGAAAAGCCACAAGGCATACCGAATAACCTTATGCCTTATGTTACTCAAGTAGCAAAAGGCATAAGAGAAAAGTTATTTGTTTTTGGTAATGACTACGATACAGTTGATGGTACAGGTGTTAGAGACTATATCCATGTAGTTGATTTAGCTAAAGGACATATTGCTGCATTAATGAATGCTAAAAGTAATTTTAATATATATAATTTAGGTTCAGGTGTAGGTACAAGTGTTTTAGAACTGATTCATACCTTTGAAAGAGTAAATGGTATTAAAATACCTTATGATATAGTAGAAAGAAGACCAGGGGATCTTGCTACTGTTTATGCAGATGCATCTAAAGCGAAGAAAGAACTTCATTGGGGAACAAAGTTGACTCTTGAAGATATGGTTAAAGATGCTTGGGTATTTGAAAAGAATTTAAGATAA
- a CDS encoding KTSC domain-containing protein: MNMKYVQSSHIDSVGYDSDTGLLVFEFKDGSVYEYLEVPEYVHQELLSADSIGRYAHQNIYNTYRSNKVR, from the coding sequence ATGAATATGAAATACGTTCAATCATCACATATAGATTCTGTTGGATACGATAGTGATACAGGTCTTTTGGTATTTGAATTTAAAGATGGATCAGTCTATGAATACTTGGAAGTTCCCGAATATGTCCATCAAGAACTGCTTAGTGCCGATTCAATTGGTAGATACGCACACCAAAATATCTACAACACCTATAGAAGTAATAAAGTTAGATAA